AGCGCTGTAGCCTGCCTGCATTATTATGTATCagatttgtttttttcttattgTTGCAGCCTTGGAAAGGATGATGGGATAAATGGACAGTTCATTGCATGCCACGTGTAACAACACCTTGCCACTATTACTGCATGGGATAACGATGTTAgcgctgatgatgattagaGGTTATACTTGACTAGGAAGGGGTTACGCATGCAGTGTAAACTTGGAAGGGAATCAATCCTAGTACTCTTAGTAGtttagtactactattgtcGTTCTTTGGATATCGTAGTAGTACTCCTTACTAAAGATAAGAGGGGGTATGGACCTTAGGGCTACCAACCAAAGTTGCAGTTAATATTCTCAGGTCAGAATTGACGAATAAGAACGAGCATGACTCGTGGCATTGGGACTGTAGTTAATATGTGCTGGTCAACACTAAGCCCTGGGAGGGTTAGAATTCCGGCTCTAGGATGGTTAGTTAGCGAAGAAAGCCAAACCAAAGCCCGAAAGTAACTGCGAGAGAGAGAACTTCGGAAATCAGAGGCAGAGGAACCCGCAATTGTGGCGGAAAACcaagaaggggggaggaagaggagaggagagaaaatcCCCATCGGTGGCGGTGCAGGGCACAATCCATAATGCCAATAGATCGTAGACCGGCGCCCACTAGTCGATGGTCCGCTGCTTGACAGGATATCCATGGTAGATGGCGTTTCGGATCGTGCACTCTCGGCGGAGATACTTCTTGTTGTTCGTGTAGATAATTAACTGGGTGAAACTGAAGAATTTCTTTGATTGTTTGTTATCTCCCGATTGAATCGGGGAAAAAGATGGAATATGTCACTACCATCTGtatatagtagtacttttgtAAATAGTTGGAGATCTCCTGATCGGTTAGTACTTAGGGAGGAGTGAGACGGCGTACCGGGAATCTGGAAGGGGGCAGATGTGGGGAGAAAGGGCTCACAGTAATGCAGATGCTGCCTCCACGAGAATTGGTCGCCTTGGATGCGATCGGCAGCCGTTCCCTTCTCGAAgatcctctctctttttattttctcgtctttgctttttttggTGCTCTTGATGTCATGGCCACATCTGCCGCacagatattaatattaattccttttcttttattattaaatgaAAACTGTCACAATTGAATCCAGGTTTCGCATCCCGAGTGGTACCGACATTAGGTCGTGCAGCCGTCACCGTTTCGAGTCCCTACAGTACTACTAtgtgatatgatatgatgatatATCCCACCTAggcaataataataataaaataaatcggAATTGCTGAAAGAGTCGAAATTTGTCTGGATCGACCAAGAATAGCAAAGTGGCCTTCACCAGCCACgattccttttccctttcctctttttccctgaCGCAAGTGGCTAGAAAGTTGCTGTGACTTTTGCGAAACTCAATCCACTCACTCTCTTCCATCGTCCCGAtcgatcatcttctcgtTTGTCTCCTCGGtatccccttcccttcttcctcttccccccgtTTCCTCCTCATTACTACGTATTTTTTCCCATTTCACCTCCCTTTCCCtactctcctcccccatcatcatcatcatccggcTTTAACCTTCAGGTAAGTAAAGCTTGTTTCCcgcttctctccctcctttcccatTCCTACTCCTATCCCCatcctactactaccttcCATTTGCCCCCGACCATCCCCGACATTTCTCCCATCCATAGCTTTCCCGGAGCTGCCGTGCCTGAGCCACCTCCCCGCTGCGGAGGCCTTCCACCGTCCCACGGCAAGGCAACCATCCAAACACTAAGCGCCAGCAATCTATCCACTTCCTTCGGCGTGGTCCCTCAACTCCTCTATCCTTAcccacttttttttcttcgctcCCTCTCTGTGTCCTTTGTAGTACCTTTGCTCGTCTCACATCCTTATTACTcgaacttcccctccccctccccctttgcGATTTCCCCTCAcctaccatcaccacccaccaaaCGAATAGGGGAAAAGGCAAGTTCCATTGACCGGATCATTCAGGTTGTACCGGTTGGGGATTTGTAGTAGGTGAATTTTCACCCGAGGCTCgcaccctcttcctcaacccccTCAGAGCCATGGCGTCGCAAGACGTAGAGGGCAGCAAGGCCGAATTGAAGCAGCAGGGCGCCATTGAGGTCGCCCAGCAGGCCTCCCAGGACCCCCAGTCCCATCTCCGGGCCGAAGCTGTCGAAAAGGCTCTGGTCGAGGAGACCCGAAAGGCTGGCGTCCCGGCCTATCAATTCGATCCCGATGCATCCCCGGACGACAAGGCTGCCGCAGCAAGAGCCGTAGGTTCTCACCGAGATTGACGGAGTGTGTCGCGTGGGCATCTGTGAGCTGATAAGAGCTTCTTTGCTATCTAGCGTCTCCCCCCGGGCTTTCATCATGAACATAAACCGAAAGGTGTGGCTGTCGTGACCGACAAAGTAAGCTTCATACCCAAATCATTGCATTTTTCTGTTCTGCTTTTTACCCCAGAGAATTATCGCTAAGCACTGTTGGCCTACTATAGGACGACGGCACCCCTGATCAGTACGACCTACCCCCTCCGAGATCCGCCACCGACCTCCTACAGGAAAAAGCCGACGAGGCCTCGGCTGCTCCAAATGGTGAAGCTCCTGTCGAAGAAGACATGCGCTGGGCTCGCGACCGGACCGGTTGGGCCCCGCAGTTTGAACACCAACCAAcacaggaagaaaaggaggaaggcaCACTCCTGGATCACCAGACGTTCCTGGAGGGAAGACTGGATGACAAGTTCTTTGGAGGTGAGGAGATCTGCAGCTCTTAGCCGCTCGAGGGGAAACTGACCTGACTGCTTAGATTGGTACCACAACGCTGGTGTCATCGTGTTCGCCTGTCTCTCGTCATGGGTTATCGCAGTTCTAGGCGGAGGTTTGGCCTGGATCTTCATTGTCATGGCCGCTTGTAGTACGTACTACCGCACGTCCATTCGCCGCGTCCGCCGCAACTTCCGAGACGATGTGAACCGTGAAATGGCCAAGCAGCGCCTGGAAACCGACACCGAGAGTCTGGAATGGATCAACAGCTTTTTGGTCAAGTTCTGGCCTATCTACGCTCCCGTCCTCTGTGATACGATCATCAACTCGGTTGATCAGGTCCTGAGTACCTCCACCCCGGCAATGATCGACAACCTGCGCCTGAAGACTTTCGTGCTCGGTTCTAAGCCGCCGCGTTTGGAGCACGTCAAGACATACCCCAAGACCGAGGTCGACACCGTCATCATGGACTGGAAGTTCAGTTTCACGCCCAACGACACTATGGATTTGACTGCCCGCCAGCTGAAGAACAAGATCAACCCCAAGGTTGTTCTGGAAGTCCGACTGGGTAAAGGTCTGGTCAGCAAGGGTCTCGATGTTATCGTCGAAGACATGGCTTGCACCGGTTTGATGCGCGTCAAGGTTAAGCTGCAAATCCCGTTCCCTCATATCGAGCGAGTGGATGTGTGCTTCATGGAACCCCCTGAGATCGACTATGTCTGCAAACCCCTTGGTGGTGATACCCTCGGTTTTGACATCAACTTCATCCCTGGTCTGGAGACTTTCATCAAGGATCAGATTCACAGCAATCTGCGCCCGATGATGTACGCTCCGAATGTCTTCCCGGTTGAAATCGCCAAGATGCTGGCTGGCAACGCGATAGACCAAGCCATTGGTGTCGTTGCTGTCACTCTGCACGGCGCTCGCCAGCTCAAGAACCCTGACGCGTTTGCCGGTACCCCTGATCCGTATGCGGTTGTCTCTTTGAACAATCGGGTTGAACTGGGTCGCACCAAGACCATCAACGATACCGACAGCCCCAGGTGGAACGAAACGATCTATGTTATCATTACGTCCTTTGCTGAGTCTTTGAACATTACCCCGTATGATTGGAACGAGTTCCGCAAGGACAAGGAATTGGGAGCTGCCACCTTCCCTCTGGAGAGGCTCGAACAGCAGGCCGAACACGAGGGTCTCTACCTGGAAGTCATGGCAGGCGGAAGATCTCGCGGTGCGATTCATGCGGATATTCGGTTCTTCCCTGTCTTGGAGGGAACCCAGCTTGAAAATGGTCAGACTCAACCGCCCCCGGAAATGAACACCGGTATCGCTCGTTTCGTCGTGGAGCAGGCTAAGGACTTGGACGCATCGAAGAGTATGGTTGGCCAGCTCAACCCTTACGGTGTCCTCCTCTTGAACGGCAAGGAAATCCACATCacgaagaagctgaagcgcaCGAACAACCCTATCTTCCAGAATGCCTCCAAGGAATTCCTGGTCACTGACAGGAAGAGTGCCCGTCTCGGTCTTGTCATCAAGGATGATCGTGACCTTGGCAGGGACCCGGTCATCGGTACCTACCAGATCAAGATGAACGACATGCtcaagatgatggagaagggCCAGCAATGGTTCCATCTGAACGGTGCTAAGTCGGGCCGTGCCAAGCTGATTCTGGACTGGAAGCCTGTTGCACTGGCTGGAATTGCGGGAGGCTCCGGCTATGTTGATCCCATTGGTGTCATGCGTTTCCACTTCAAGAGTGCAAGTGATCTTCGGAACTTGGAAGCCTTCGGTGCTTCCGACCCATACGCAAGAGTTTTGCTCTCTGGTTACCAGAAAGCACGGACTGTCACTTTCAGGAATAACCTTAACCCCGAATGGGACGAGGTGGTCTACGTTCCCGTCCACAGCCCCCAGGAGAAGATTACTCTGGAGGTCATGGATGAGGAAACCATCAATGACGATCGTACACTGGGTTCTGTTGATCTTCGTGTTTCCGACTACGTCCGGGAGAACGAGGAAGGCGGATATGAGGTTGACGATGAAAGGCAGCTTATTTCCAGTCCTCTGCGCAGCGGCCGCTCTCAGAAGGGTACTTTGAACTACACCGTTGCCTTCTACCCGTCCATTCCCGTGGTCAAccccgaggatgaggagaaggaggaagagaatctCAATGGCGATGCGGAGGGAGCCGAGTTGTCGCGGAAGAGCACCGATTCCAAGCGTGTGGGCGGCCATTCCAAGACTGCTAGCGTGGACTCCAAGGCGACCACTGCTCTTAATGGAACTTCTCCGAATGGTGTTACCCCCGAGGCTCAGAGCAGTCGCGCAAGCCTGGACACGAACGGCACTCGGCCGCAAACTGCTAAGGACTCGGAAACTATGTCGGTTAAATCGATCAAGGAGGTGCCCAAGACCTATATCTCTGCGGAGGATCTTACCAAATACGGTGCGTTTGCTTCGATGCCCTCCAGCTCTGTGCTCAAACTGACTCCGTTACAGAATCTGGTTTCATCGTGTTCAACGTGCATGAAGTCCAGCTCTCTCGCCCCAACGTTCAGGTGGAAGTGCTCATGGATGATTACATGTTCCCTGCCTACTCTTCGCCCAAGGTCCGCAGCAAGACGGCCAAGATCGACGATGGTACGTGCCCTTCCAGAATATTGTTGTTACTCAGCTAATGATGTATTGTAGTTGGCGATGCTTTTGTTCGTGAACTCGAATTCTCCAAGATTACTCTCCGGATCATcgacaagaacaacaccaaGGATGAGAGCGATGACCACACGGTTGCTAAGCTGACTGGAGATACCCTTACCACTCTGCAGCGCATCTTGGTAAGGCCCCTCTCTCCTGACTGATTGTCATTCGGCTAACATGAAGCAGTATACTCCCACCGACCTTACCCTTCGCTCTGCTCAGGGAGAAGTGAGCAAGGTTACCGTTAGTGCCCGGTATATCCCTGTCACCATGAAGCTCGACCCGACTGAGAGTATCAACAACATGGGAACCCTGGTGGTGCACTTCCTGGACGCTGCCGACCTGCCGTCTGCTGATCGGAACGGCTTCAGTGATCCGTACTGCAAGTTCCGTCTCAACGACAAGGAAGTCTTCAAGACCAAggtgcagaagaagacgTTGCATCCGGCATGGAATGAAATGGTTGAGACCGATATCAAATCTCGGATCAATAGCACTTGCCGGGTTGATGTGTATGACTGGGATTTCGGTGACAAGGCCGACTACTTGGGTGGTACCCACTTCGACATTACCTCGCTGACTCCGTTTGAGTCGAAGGAGATTAGTCTCCCGCTTGACGGGAAGTCGGGTGCGATTCGCCTGAAGCTTCTCTTTAAGCCCTCGTACGTGGTTCGCTCACGTCAGGGATCGTCTACGTTCGCTGGTACTTTCGCCACTCCCGGCAAGATTGTCGGTGCTCCTGTCAAGGGTGTCGGCTTCGTTGGTGGCAACGTGATCAAGGGTGCGTCCTTCCTCAAGCACGAAGGGTCCTCTTTCCTGAAGAATGGCATCATGGGACGATTCCGTGGAGACGATGGGTCTAGCGTGCAtgaggccgaggaggagacTCCTGCTCCCCTTGCTCCTGCGGCCATCTTGGTCGAAGGAGAGACTCCTCCCGCCTCGGCGACCACCAACAACTTGCAGCACTCCCGCAGTCGTAGCGTTGCGTCTCACTACGGCGACCGCCTTGGAGTTGCTGGTAAGGGCGAGACGGGAACGGCCACTATCTCGGTCGTTTCTGCGTCCGGATACCCTCCCAACGCCAACGTGCGAGTCTTCATTAAGGCCATCGGTCCCAAGGGCGCCAAGGAGGTCCTGAAGAGTAAGGCTATCAAGTCTGGCGGCGGTCCTGTTTACTACGACCCGTCGCATGAAACGTGCCGCGTGCACAACACGACGGCCGATGCCCAATACCAAGTGCGGGTGGTTGACCATTCCACCTTTGGCTCGGACGGGCAGCTGGGCGAGGCACTCTTCTTCGTGGATGACCAGGGCTCTGTGGCCGGTCAAGACAAGCAGGTCAAGATTGGCACCGGCACGGTCACCCTGCGCAGCAGCTTTGCGATGTCCGAGAATAACCTTCGTCCGGGCACGGCTAACTCCAACAATGATGGAGCCTCGGAGGTGATGGACAGCCCGGACTCTAAGAAGACGGGTCGCCGCAGCTTCCTCAGCAAGCGGAGTGTCAGCGGAGCTTGATTCATGCTGATCCGTGATTATATGCCATTGACGACTTCACtgtatatttctatttccaCTTTTTGACATTGACTCTGTTACTTGTATTGTTTTCCCCCCCCTTAACATCCACCACCGTTGTCTTTTTTGATTCGCTTAACGTGACGAGATGAGATGTGATATCCATGGGGTTTGTTCGAGTTAGCGTAGTGTTGCTTGGATACCGCCGAATTGGGCGGCTGACAATCAGAAAATTTGCTACGATGGGTTGAGACCAGTGATTGTAGGGTAATGTATGTAGATATTATTGATCCAACTTTACCCTGAAGGTATTAACTATCCTACGGAGTAGTTCTGACTTTAACCCGATTCACCGCCCAGTTCAAAGAAACTAGTAGTAACTCTAAACCATCGTATCGTTGCATCGTGGCTGGATCGGCTATTGATACCCTCCGTACGGAGGAGTAGTAGTCGACGGAATAATCTGACCGACACTTCCATACAGAGAGCGGGATAACCAGCAGGTGCTTGAGCCTCTTCTCATCATTGGAGGAGCTGCTGAAGACGTAAGACAAGACATCCATCTGATGGGTCTCGACCTGAGGGCCCAACTAACTATTCCCCCCTCCTGACTGAGAGAGAATGAATGAACTggcacccatccatccccactaccaccatcatttCTCGTCCCATCCACCTCGGAACTCAATCCTACTTTTAAGGCGACTAATAAAAGTAACCTGCTAACTAGGTCTAAATACTTGGTGGTATAcctagctagttagttagttacttagtgGGTTAGCATGATTTTTCTAGTCGTTTCGATTACGATCTGGCCAGTCATTCATACTAACCACAAAAGTAGACTACGTACCCCTAAAATAACCTGTCTTGCTTGCTGGCTGGTCTTAGTTTGTCTCGGCCTTAAGTTAGTAATTAgatagtacttacttacttacttacctaCGGGCCTTTCCGAAAGGTGATCGGGCGGCGGATCTTTGCCGAGATTTCTTCTCTCTAACGTAgtccggaggaggaggaatgatTGTGGGTTTGCCAGGTGTTCATACTACCATCTTGGTAGTATCTATTACTTGAGGTCAGGTTTACTACTCAGTGTAGGTGTAGGTAGGGTTGGGTTCGGTTGGActtccatacatacatgtacatacatcatcatcatcatactcCGTATACCGTCAGTTCAATCTCTAGAAGGGTAGTGAGATGGGAAGGGGCGAATCTTCTTGCAGAGCTACAAggatagctagctagctaactagctaTTAGACTAGTCCGCACTTGCATCAAGGAAACCAGACATAAGTAACATACATGCAGATTGGTTTggttatttttttcccttcttctttagCGTGGATGGTCTTAGCTTTCGTGGCGCGAGTCATCTTTTCGGGGATGCGTAGTCCGGAGAATTACCCACTTAGTtgtatactagtatactagttAGTAGCTATTAGATAGATACTACGACTGGGACTTGGTttttgggggaggaggtgattAAGGGGGGGCGTAGTTCATAAGTTATACACAGTTTCTTTTTACTCCGTAGTTTGCATAGCTAAAGTTATTAGGGGGGGGAGGATAGCAGTTGGTAGTAGAAGGtagaaaggaggaggggtaaaaagctggtggatggatggattatgATTAGAAATGAAATTAGACTTATTGGGTAACTATCTATGTGCCTAAAGTAAGTCAAATTTTCTCAGTTAGTTTCACTTCAAGATTTCCATTCTTGTAGGGagtactagttagtagtagtagtatatgtaGGTTGGTAGTAAATTGGGTGGCAAGAATGACAACGAAATACTACTAGCTGCATGGCATATTGACAGCGGTTCGTTGGGAGTGGATCAATGGGAATTCCATGGTAATGGAATCAATCTCTGTTGCTGTCTGAACGTTAGTTATACTTTCAATGTATCTCCGTAGCTAGGGCATGACTGCTTTTGCAGGAGATTATGATGTGTATTATCGGtggtattattttttatcctCAGGCCAAGAAAGAGGGGCACTTGCATGATACTTTCCTAGTTATTGTACTTACAGTAGTTACagagtatctatctatctatctacgtaCTAAGTAGAATGATCTCTCTCCCGTTCATATTCGGCGTAATGATATTCTTAGCTATTGTTTCAGGAGGTGTTGCTTGTTAATCTCCAACATTAAGAGGGGCAAAGACACCTGCGGTGACGAGGACAAAGTGGGGCAGGCATGGAATAGTATTTATTGAACCctgaaaaaaaagggggcactgatggggagggggggagggaggtctagaagggaaagaaagggagggagatatTCCAAACTGTCAGATGATGAGCTGCGTTGCGATCGGCCCGGGTTGGCATGTTGCTATGCAGGTAATCAATGCAGCAAGTTTATACCCTACCCCTCTTTCCATATTTTATGAGGGTTTGGCTGTAAGTTGTTGGGTATacagaaaggaaagaagaagaagggggaggaataataacattattattattatttctgttgTGCGGAATATGACCATGGTTTGGGATCTGATTCACACACCCGGTTATCgaaaaagggagagagaacgACAGAAAGAGAGTGATGGAAGAGGATCAAAGGTCTCAGATATCAAGTAATTCATTTCAACTTGCTGGCCAGACGGCGGATTCCGGGTCCAAAAAGCTGCTAAGAATAACTTACTGGCTGGCCTACCaaggaaataaatattt
The window above is part of the Aspergillus luchuensis IFO 4308 DNA, chromosome 8, nearly complete sequence genome. Proteins encoded here:
- a CDS encoding putative membrane bound C2 domain protein (vp115) (COG:S;~EggNog:ENOG410PI2D;~InterPro:IPR037756,IPR017147,IPR037765,IPR035892, IPR037761,IPR037762,IPR000008,IPR031468;~PFAM:PF00168;~TransMembrane:1 (o194-217i);~go_function: GO:0008289 - lipid binding [Evidence IEA];~go_process: GO:0061817 - endoplasmic reticulum-plasma membrane tethering [Evidence IEA]); translated protein: MASQDVEGSKAELKQQGAIEVAQQASQDPQSHLRAEAVEKALVEETRKAGVPAYQFDPDASPDDKAAAARARLPPGFHHEHKPKGVAVVTDKDDGTPDQYDLPPPRSATDLLQEKADEASAAPNGEAPVEEDMRWARDRTGWAPQFEHQPTQEEKEEGTLLDHQTFLEGRLDDKFFGDWYHNAGVIVFACLSSWVIAVLGGGLAWIFIVMAACSTYYRTSIRRVRRNFRDDVNREMAKQRLETDTESLEWINSFLVKFWPIYAPVLCDTIINSVDQVLSTSTPAMIDNLRLKTFVLGSKPPRLEHVKTYPKTEVDTVIMDWKFSFTPNDTMDLTARQLKNKINPKVVLEVRLGKGLVSKGLDVIVEDMACTGLMRVKVKLQIPFPHIERVDVCFMEPPEIDYVCKPLGGDTLGFDINFIPGLETFIKDQIHSNLRPMMYAPNVFPVEIAKMLAGNAIDQAIGVVAVTLHGARQLKNPDAFAGTPDPYAVVSLNNRVELGRTKTINDTDSPRWNETIYVIITSFAESLNITPYDWNEFRKDKELGAATFPLERLEQQAEHEGLYLEVMAGGRSRGAIHADIRFFPVLEGTQLENGQTQPPPEMNTGIARFVVEQAKDLDASKSMVGQLNPYGVLLLNGKEIHITKKLKRTNNPIFQNASKEFLVTDRKSARLGLVIKDDRDLGRDPVIGTYQIKMNDMLKMMEKGQQWFHLNGAKSGRAKLILDWKPVALAGIAGGSGYVDPIGVMRFHFKSASDLRNLEAFGASDPYARVLLSGYQKARTVTFRNNLNPEWDEVVYVPVHSPQEKITLEVMDEETINDDRTLGSVDLRVSDYVRENEEGGYEVDDERQLISSPLRSGRSQKGTLNYTVAFYPSIPVVNPEDEEKEEENLNGDAEGAELSRKSTDSKRVGGHSKTASVDSKATTALNGTSPNGVTPEAQSSRASLDTNGTRPQTAKDSETMSVKSIKEVPKTYISAEDLTKYESGFIVFNVHEVQLSRPNVQVEVLMDDYMFPAYSSPKVRSKTAKIDDVGDAFVRELEFSKITLRIIDKNNTKDESDDHTVAKLTGDTLTTLQRILYTPTDLTLRSAQGEVSKVTVSARYIPVTMKLDPTESINNMGTLVVHFLDAADLPSADRNGFSDPYCKFRLNDKEVFKTKVQKKTLHPAWNEMVETDIKSRINSTCRVDVYDWDFGDKADYLGGTHFDITSLTPFESKEISLPLDGKSGAIRLKLLFKPSYVVRSRQGSSTFAGTFATPGKIVGAPVKGVGFVGGNVIKGASFLKHEGSSFLKNGIMGRFRGDDGSSVHEAEEETPAPLAPAAILVEGETPPASATTNNLQHSRSRSVASHYGDRLGVAGKGETGTATISVVSASGYPPNANVRVFIKAIGPKGAKEVLKSKAIKSGGGPVYYDPSHETCRVHNTTADAQYQVRVVDHSTFGSDGQLGEALFFVDDQGSVAGQDKQVKIGTGTVTLRSSFAMSENNLRPGTANSNNDGASEVMDSPDSKKTGRRSFLSKRSVSGA